From a region of the Sporichthyaceae bacterium genome:
- a CDS encoding DNA polymerase III subunit delta', translating to MTVWAPLVGQDRAATTLRNAATDAAARLAHPGSRTSDSMTHAWLITGPPGSGRSTAARAFAAAVQCPTGGCGTCSSCQTVAAGSHPDVEVVATELLSIGVKDTRELVRRAALAPVGGRYQVLIYEDADRLTDQAANALLKAVEEPAERTVWILCAPSAEDVLPTIRSRCRAIHLVTPSARDIAELLCGEGAGDLLAEFAAHASQGHIGRARRLAADPEARERRAAVLNSVRGLRDVPGCLRTAAGLLEAVKADVDATSAVTDVAEREALKAALGVGGPRERQPPGAAAALKELEKRQKGRATRAMRDGIDRALIDLVAYYRDVLARQLGADVPAVHQDRTAEVAELAEGGSAEVTLRQIEAVLACRTALDANVAPLLAVESMTLALR from the coding sequence GTGACGGTCTGGGCTCCCCTGGTGGGGCAGGACCGCGCCGCGACCACGTTGCGGAACGCGGCAACCGATGCGGCGGCGCGACTTGCGCACCCCGGCTCCCGGACCTCCGACTCGATGACCCACGCCTGGCTGATCACCGGCCCGCCCGGGTCGGGGCGCTCCACCGCTGCGCGGGCGTTCGCGGCCGCGGTCCAGTGCCCCACCGGCGGCTGCGGCACCTGCTCCTCGTGCCAGACGGTCGCGGCCGGTTCGCACCCGGACGTCGAGGTCGTCGCCACCGAACTGCTCAGCATCGGCGTCAAGGACACCCGCGAACTGGTGCGCCGCGCCGCTTTGGCGCCGGTCGGCGGGCGCTACCAGGTCCTGATCTACGAGGACGCGGACCGGCTGACGGACCAGGCCGCCAACGCGTTGCTCAAGGCCGTCGAGGAGCCGGCCGAACGCACCGTCTGGATCCTGTGCGCGCCCTCGGCGGAGGACGTGCTGCCCACGATTCGCTCCCGCTGCCGGGCGATCCACCTGGTCACACCGTCGGCCCGCGACATCGCGGAACTGCTGTGCGGCGAGGGCGCCGGCGACCTGCTGGCCGAGTTCGCCGCGCACGCCTCGCAGGGTCACATCGGGCGGGCGCGCCGGCTGGCGGCCGATCCGGAGGCCCGCGAGCGCCGGGCGGCGGTGCTGAACAGCGTGCGCGGGTTGCGCGACGTGCCGGGCTGCCTGCGCACGGCCGCCGGTCTGTTGGAGGCGGTCAAGGCCGACGTGGACGCCACGTCGGCGGTTACCGACGTGGCCGAGCGTGAGGCGCTGAAAGCCGCCCTCGGCGTGGGTGGGCCACGGGAACGGCAGCCACCGGGTGCGGCCGCGGCCCTGAAGGAGTTGGAGAAGCGCCAGAAGGGTCGGGCGACCCGGGCGATGCGCGACGGGATCGACCGGGCGCTGATCGACCTGGTCGCGTACTACCGTGACGTGTTGGCCAGACAGCTGGGGGCGGACGTGCCGGCGGTCCACCAGGACCGGACGGCGGAGGTGGCCGAACTGGCCGAGGGAGGCAGCGCAGAAGTGACTCTGCGTCAGATCGAGGCTGTGCTGGCCTGTCGCACGGCGTTGGATGCCAACGTCGCCCCGCTGCTCGCGGTGGAGTCCATGACCTTGGCGTTGCGGTGA